A window of Bacteroidia bacterium contains these coding sequences:
- a CDS encoding dipeptidase: protein MMKEQINSYLEENKDRFLEELLDLLRIPSVSADPAFSDDVFEAANFIKDKLEAAGADNVEVCRTDGYPIVFAEKKMGDDLPTILVYGHYDVQPADPYELWDSPPFEPVIRNNKIYARGACDDKGQMYMHIKAFEFLMKHNALPCNVKFMIEGEEEVGSANLGAFIRENKDRLAADVILISDTSMIANDVPSITVGLRGLSYVQVEVTGPNKDLHSGIYGGAVANPINVLCKMIASLHDDNHRITIPGFYDNVRELSREERELLKNIPVNDETYKKNLNVNAVEGETGYSTYERASIRPTLDVNGIWGGYIKDGAKTVLPSKAHAKISMRLVPGQSSDEITALFKKHFESIAPDSVKVHVQPHHGGEPVVVPIDSDEYRAASKAYEETFGKKTIPVHSGGSIPIVALFEKELAIKSIMMGFGLDTDAIHSPNENFGIFNFMKGIETIPLFYKYYTEMKQK, encoded by the coding sequence ATGATGAAAGAACAGATCAACAGCTACCTCGAAGAAAATAAAGATCGCTTTCTTGAAGAGTTGCTGGACCTCCTGCGCATTCCGTCCGTGAGTGCCGACCCTGCCTTTAGCGATGACGTTTTTGAAGCTGCTAACTTTATTAAAGATAAACTCGAAGCCGCTGGTGCCGACAACGTTGAAGTTTGCCGAACCGATGGCTACCCCATTGTTTTTGCCGAGAAAAAAATGGGAGACGACCTGCCCACCATTCTCGTATATGGGCATTACGATGTTCAACCGGCTGATCCCTACGAGCTTTGGGATAGTCCACCTTTTGAGCCAGTAATCAGGAACAATAAAATTTATGCACGCGGAGCCTGTGACGACAAAGGGCAGATGTATATGCATATAAAGGCCTTTGAATTCCTGATGAAACACAATGCGCTGCCGTGCAACGTGAAGTTCATGATCGAAGGCGAAGAAGAAGTGGGAAGTGCCAATCTGGGTGCATTTATCCGGGAGAACAAAGACCGCCTGGCAGCAGATGTTATCCTTATTTCGGATACCAGTATGATCGCCAATGATGTGCCCTCTATTACGGTTGGGTTGCGTGGCCTCAGCTATGTGCAGGTAGAGGTTACCGGACCCAACAAGGATCTGCATTCTGGCATTTACGGTGGCGCTGTCGCCAATCCCATCAATGTGCTTTGCAAAATGATCGCTTCGTTGCATGACGATAACCATCGTATCACCATTCCCGGTTTTTATGACAATGTCCGGGAGCTAAGCCGCGAAGAGCGGGAGTTGCTGAAAAATATTCCTGTAAACGATGAAACCTACAAGAAAAACCTGAATGTGAATGCCGTGGAAGGCGAAACCGGTTATTCAACCTATGAGCGAGCTTCCATACGGCCCACATTGGATGTCAATGGAATCTGGGGAGGATATATTAAAGATGGTGCGAAAACCGTCCTGCCCTCAAAAGCGCACGCCAAAATATCCATGCGCCTGGTTCCCGGCCAGAGTTCCGATGAGATCACCGCGCTTTTTAAAAAGCACTTCGAAAGCATTGCACCCGATTCAGTAAAAGTCCACGTACAACCTCATCATGGCGGAGAACCGGTAGTCGTTCCAATTGACTCTGACGAATACCGAGCGGCAAGCAAGGCCTATGAAGAAACTTTCGGCAAAAAAACCATCCCGGTACACAGTGGTGGAAGCATTCCTATTGTGGCACTTTTTGAGAAAGAACTGGCAATAAAATCCATCATGATGGGATTTGGACTTGATACCGATGCCATTCATTCGCCCAACGAAAATTTTGGGATTTTTAATTTTATGAAGGGAATTGAAACCATTCCCCTGTTTTATAAATATTATACTGAAATGAAGCAGAAGTAG
- a CDS encoding amidophosphoribosyltransferase produces the protein MSDSIKHECGIALVRLLKPLQYYVEKYRTGLYGINKLYLLMEKQHNRGQDGAGVAGVKMDMPPGKPYIFRYRSTKANPIQDIFSRINKSFQFAMDNETCDLNDVECLKNNVTPYGEVLMGHLRYGTYSSNLLGQCHPFIRENNWMTRNLVLAGNFNMTNNDQLFGKLVELGQHPTSTSDTVTVLEKVGHFLDEENERLYREYKALNYERAEITTLISDNLDIARVLQRSTRDFDGGYAIEGLVGNGDAFVMRDPIGIRPAFFYYDDEILVAASERPPIKTALSVDYDQIQELKPGHALIVKKDGRISQEQILEPQKKRSCSFERIYFSRGTDKDIYLERKQLGRLITPALLEAVGYDMVNTVFSYIPNTAETAFLGMTEAIDVYLDNHKRDEILRRPGLSAEELSGILSMKHRFEKIAVKDMKMRTFITNDTQREDMVAHIYDTTYGVIREGKDSLVILDDSIVRGTTLKESIIRILDRLGPKRIIVASSAPQIRYPDCYGIDMSKLKDFVAFRAAIALIQDSNMEDLMESVYWKCKEQDHLEPELIPNYVKELYAPFSTGQITDKISELLKPKDCNAEVKILFQSIENLHEAIPGHKGDWYFTGNYPTPGGNKVVNRAYQNYYEGKNIRAY, from the coding sequence ATGAGCGATAGCATTAAACATGAATGCGGAATTGCCCTTGTGCGGTTGCTCAAGCCGCTTCAATATTATGTAGAAAAATATAGGACGGGCCTTTACGGTATCAATAAGCTGTATCTCCTGATGGAGAAGCAGCACAACCGGGGGCAGGATGGGGCCGGTGTGGCAGGAGTGAAAATGGACATGCCTCCTGGAAAGCCATATATTTTCCGTTATCGCTCCACCAAAGCCAACCCGATCCAGGATATTTTCAGCCGCATCAACAAATCCTTTCAGTTTGCCATGGATAATGAGACTTGTGATCTCAACGATGTGGAATGCCTGAAGAACAACGTAACACCGTACGGAGAAGTGCTTATGGGCCACCTGCGCTATGGTACATACAGTTCAAACCTTTTGGGACAGTGCCATCCATTTATCCGTGAAAACAACTGGATGACCCGGAATCTGGTACTGGCCGGGAATTTTAATATGACGAACAATGACCAGCTATTTGGGAAACTGGTAGAACTGGGACAACATCCTACCAGTACTTCAGACACGGTAACCGTGTTGGAAAAAGTAGGACATTTCCTGGATGAGGAAAATGAACGCCTCTATCGTGAATACAAGGCCCTGAATTATGAGCGGGCAGAAATTACGACTCTCATTTCTGACAATCTGGATATTGCCCGCGTACTGCAGCGGAGCACCCGGGATTTTGATGGCGGGTATGCCATTGAAGGTTTGGTGGGGAATGGAGATGCTTTCGTAATGCGCGATCCAATAGGCATCCGTCCAGCCTTCTTTTATTATGATGATGAAATATTAGTTGCAGCTTCTGAACGTCCGCCCATCAAAACGGCACTTAGCGTAGATTATGATCAAATACAGGAACTGAAGCCGGGCCATGCACTGATTGTGAAAAAAGATGGCCGCATAAGCCAGGAGCAGATCTTGGAGCCTCAGAAGAAAAGATCCTGTTCCTTTGAGCGCATCTATTTTTCCAGGGGAACGGATAAGGACATTTATCTGGAAAGAAAGCAACTTGGAAGGCTGATCACACCTGCGCTGCTGGAAGCGGTAGGCTACGACATGGTAAATACCGTTTTCAGCTACATACCCAATACGGCTGAAACCGCCTTTCTGGGAATGACAGAAGCAATAGATGTATATCTGGATAATCACAAGAGAGACGAGATCCTGAGACGTCCGGGATTGTCAGCAGAGGAATTGTCCGGCATACTCAGCATGAAGCACCGGTTTGAGAAAATTGCTGTGAAGGACATGAAAATGAGGACCTTCATAACGAATGATACGCAGCGCGAGGATATGGTGGCTCATATTTATGATACCACCTATGGGGTGATAAGGGAAGGGAAAGATTCCCTGGTAATTCTGGATGATTCTATTGTCAGGGGAACTACTTTGAAGGAAAGCATCATCAGGATACTGGACCGCCTGGGGCCGAAGCGAATAATCGTAGCCTCTTCTGCACCACAGATCCGATACCCTGATTGCTACGGAATAGACATGAGCAAACTCAAGGATTTTGTTGCCTTCAGGGCGGCCATCGCGCTTATTCAAGACAGTAATATGGAAGACCTCATGGAAAGTGTATACTGGAAATGTAAAGAGCAGGATCATCTTGAACCTGAATTAATCCCGAACTATGTTAAGGAGCTGTATGCACCGTTTTCCACTGGTCAGATCACGGATAAGATTTCAGAACTCCTTAAGCCGAAGGACTGCAATGCCGAAGTGAAGATACTTTTCCAGAGCATTGAAAACCTGCATGAGGCCATTCCAGGCCATAAAGGGGACTGGTATTTTACCGGAAACTATCCTACACCGGGAGGAAACAAAGTAGTGAACAGGGCTTATCAAAATTATTACGAAGGAAAAAATATCAGAGCCTACTAA